Proteins from a genomic interval of Oceanispirochaeta crateris:
- a CDS encoding YbaN family protein: MLKPLLIFLGFLSLGLGGIGIILPGLPTTPFVLLSAGLFLRSSETLYVKLQSNRVFGKYLRQYSKDKGMSLRVKLISILMMWSMIGLSAYRISHLHFRLTLLVLGLTGTIVMGFIVKTVKPKGYSSEDELESQEFDSR; this comes from the coding sequence ATGTTAAAGCCACTACTCATCTTTCTTGGTTTTTTATCCCTTGGCCTTGGAGGCATTGGTATTATCCTACCAGGACTGCCCACAACTCCCTTTGTTCTCTTATCGGCAGGGCTTTTTCTCAGGAGCAGTGAAACACTCTATGTCAAACTCCAATCCAATAGAGTCTTTGGGAAATATCTCCGCCAATACAGCAAAGACAAAGGTATGAGTCTCAGGGTGAAACTCATCAGTATCCTGATGATGTGGTCCATGATCGGCCTGTCCGCCTACAGAATCTCCCATCTTCACTTTCGCCTTACACTCCTTGTTCTGGGACTGACAGGAACTATTGTGATGGGGTTCATTGTGAAGACAGTCAAGCCGAAGGGATATTCCTCTGAAGATGAACTGGAATCACAAGAGTTTGATTCTCGTTGA
- a CDS encoding glutamate-5-semialdehyde dehydrogenase: MTILNRAQEARKASLILAAVSSDLKNKALEAMAAALEDSKAEIIQANREDYRRSEKADLPGPLLKRLIFEDEKISQVIEGIRSLVSMKDPVGETQMARELSPGLDLYRISCPIGVVGIIFESRPDALVQISSLCLKSGNALLLKGGSEAAETNRVLSRIIHDSTVKAGLPSGWIQLVETRSDVNDMFRLNEYIDLLIPRGSNSFVKYIMENSSIPVLGHSDGICHIYIHDDADLQIINPIVLDSKTQYVAACNSVETLLVHKKIASSVLPGLQKVLEEKSVELVGCDRCREIIDVAPASEEDWSTEYVDYKLSIKIVDSLDDAVQHINSFGSGHTDAILTASKECSSAFMARVDASSVFWNCSTRFSDGFRYGFGAEIGVSTSKIHARGPVGMEGLMIYKYKLLGSGQTVASFSTGENEYTHKPLEENLQSDK, encoded by the coding sequence ATGACCATACTGAATAGAGCGCAAGAGGCGAGAAAAGCCTCCTTAATACTGGCTGCAGTCAGTTCCGATCTTAAGAACAAAGCACTGGAAGCCATGGCCGCCGCTCTTGAAGACTCTAAGGCTGAAATCATTCAGGCCAATCGGGAAGATTACCGTAGGAGTGAGAAGGCCGATCTGCCGGGGCCTCTTCTGAAAAGACTCATTTTTGAAGATGAAAAAATTTCCCAGGTTATTGAGGGAATCAGGAGCCTCGTTTCCATGAAGGATCCTGTGGGAGAGACCCAGATGGCCCGTGAACTTTCTCCCGGATTGGATCTCTACCGTATCAGCTGTCCCATCGGGGTCGTTGGCATCATCTTTGAATCAAGACCGGATGCTCTGGTTCAGATCTCATCGCTCTGTCTGAAAAGCGGCAATGCTCTACTCTTAAAAGGAGGGTCTGAAGCGGCAGAGACGAATCGGGTCCTCAGTCGGATTATACATGACTCGACAGTCAAGGCTGGCCTCCCTTCAGGTTGGATTCAGCTAGTCGAAACCCGTTCTGATGTGAATGATATGTTCAGGTTGAATGAGTACATCGACCTTCTTATCCCCCGGGGATCCAACTCATTTGTCAAGTATATCATGGAGAACTCCAGTATTCCCGTTCTCGGCCATTCTGATGGAATCTGCCATATCTATATTCATGACGATGCGGATTTGCAGATCATTAATCCCATAGTGCTAGACTCCAAGACTCAGTATGTTGCCGCCTGTAACAGTGTAGAGACTCTCTTGGTTCATAAAAAAATTGCTTCTTCCGTCCTTCCCGGATTACAGAAGGTCTTGGAAGAGAAGAGCGTAGAACTTGTTGGCTGTGATCGATGCCGTGAGATCATCGATGTTGCCCCTGCCAGCGAGGAAGACTGGTCGACAGAGTATGTTGATTATAAACTCTCAATCAAAATCGTGGATTCATTGGATGATGCGGTGCAGCACATCAATTCCTTCGGTTCCGGTCATACCGATGCAATCCTGACAGCCTCAAAAGAGTGCTCCTCGGCCTTCATGGCCAGAGTGGACGCTTCGAGTGTTTTCTGGAATTGTTCCACCCGCTTCAGCGATGGGTTTCGCTATGGCTTCGGGGCGGAAATTGGTGTCAGTACCAGTAAGATCCATGCCCGGGGGCCAGTTGGAATGGAAGGTCTTATGATCTACAAATACAAACTATTAGGCAGTGGACAGACCGTGGCTTCTTTTTCTACGGGAGAAAATGAGTACACCCATAAGCCTTTGGAAGAAAATCTTCAATCGGATAAATGA
- a CDS encoding HD-GYP domain-containing protein, with amino-acid sequence MISIRREKWIPVRKSNLKYYDDIDLYYRNKSSGNILLYKSSGMEISDLRLKDKPYTGDLYIRPEDKSKCLRQVQKGFSLDLDQSMAVGVDKVKENLINIIDETLHEPRSGGLEVIPDTIDIIVESYSKQPDVIKNLAKISHSDYTTTIHSINVMALTVGYCFFTKKTFEKTVEYGLTALFHDIGKTEIPQKILTSVNQLTDLEFSTMKRHTLLGAEILQANSPAVHCAIPGTLEHHEKLDGKGYPYGLTKISEIGQILAIIDSYEAITNDERMYRNAMEPLEALTILKEEVDRKRLNREYFENFAYSLTDFTKSNRDKSFRKIFSGSDI; translated from the coding sequence ATGATATCGATACGAAGAGAGAAATGGATTCCGGTCAGAAAATCCAATCTGAAGTACTACGATGACATAGATCTCTATTACCGAAATAAATCTTCAGGTAATATCCTTCTCTACAAGTCTTCGGGAATGGAGATTTCAGATCTTCGCCTCAAGGATAAACCCTATACGGGTGATCTCTATATACGTCCGGAGGATAAGAGCAAATGCTTAAGACAGGTTCAAAAGGGATTCAGCCTGGATCTGGACCAAAGCATGGCTGTTGGCGTTGATAAAGTTAAGGAAAACCTCATCAACATCATTGATGAAACCCTTCACGAACCCCGTTCCGGAGGTCTTGAGGTCATACCCGATACGATCGATATCATTGTTGAAAGTTATTCCAAACAGCCCGATGTGATAAAGAACCTCGCCAAGATCTCCCATTCTGACTATACAACGACCATTCATTCCATCAATGTCATGGCTTTAACAGTGGGTTATTGTTTTTTTACAAAAAAGACATTTGAAAAAACTGTCGAGTATGGTTTAACCGCGTTGTTTCATGACATAGGTAAAACCGAAATCCCTCAGAAAATCCTGACATCCGTAAATCAGCTGACAGACTTGGAATTTTCAACCATGAAGCGTCATACCCTTCTAGGGGCAGAGATCCTACAAGCCAATAGTCCTGCCGTTCACTGTGCCATTCCTGGGACTCTGGAGCATCATGAGAAGCTGGATGGCAAGGGGTATCCTTATGGTTTGACAAAAATTTCAGAAATAGGTCAGATCCTGGCTATCATCGACTCTTATGAAGCCATCACAAACGACGAAAGGATGTATAGGAATGCCATGGAACCCCTGGAAGCCTTAACCATTCTTAAAGAGGAAGTGGACAGGAAACGGCTCAACAGGGAGTATTTTGAAAATTTTGCCTATAGTCTCACCGATTTTACCAAGAGCAATAGAGACAAATCTTTCAGGAAGATCTTTTCCGGTTCTGACATTTAA
- a CDS encoding flavin reductase family protein, producing MTRANIDVNELSVEPTAIWKDSWLLLTSGNLKDGLFNTMTVGWGSLGVMWKKPFVQVVVRPGRYTYEFMENYPDFTLCALPDDFRNTMSLMGSISGRFKDKIAESGLTPLASLRVGSPSFEEAELILECKTMYRDRIKPENFYDDSLEMNYPLKDYHVVYFGEILRATGVSKYQR from the coding sequence GTGACAAGAGCCAATATTGATGTGAATGAATTGAGTGTGGAGCCAACGGCCATTTGGAAAGACAGCTGGCTTCTATTGACCTCAGGAAACCTCAAAGATGGTCTATTCAATACGATGACCGTGGGGTGGGGGAGTCTGGGGGTTATGTGGAAGAAGCCCTTTGTTCAGGTCGTGGTCCGTCCCGGGCGCTATACCTATGAGTTTATGGAGAACTATCCCGACTTTACACTCTGTGCCCTTCCTGACGACTTTAGAAATACAATGAGTCTTATGGGTTCTATTTCCGGGCGGTTCAAAGATAAAATCGCTGAATCAGGACTGACACCTTTAGCATCTCTTAGGGTCGGATCTCCCTCTTTTGAAGAAGCCGAACTCATTTTAGAATGTAAAACCATGTATAGAGACCGAATCAAACCGGAGAACTTTTATGATGATTCACTGGAAATGAATTACCCTCTCAAGGATTATCATGTTGTCTATTTTGGAGAAATTCTCCGGGCAACAGGAGTTTCCAAGTATCAAAGATGA